In the genome of Desulfuromonas sp. DDH964, one region contains:
- a CDS encoding adenylate/guanylate cyclase domain-containing protein — protein sequence MAERIAVFASLRFKFALLLALFSGALMLAVMLLMEQNIRSSLVRENIEKGLGIARGVAFNAEDPLLTGDDLYLFSAVKNAVRGSGIEYALIVDRKGRIRAAADMARVGTDFTLPGEARLLPVEGSYVVRRVGNGAGLLDLEVPIYSVADRPVRLGDIHLGLSEALVAAEIEAMRQRLGVLAGVALVLGSLAAYLLAGVSLRPVHALVRGVRAIGGGNLEQHLDLKRNDELGVLTDAFNEMASSLREKEFIKNTFERYVSKPLAETILRHRDDLKLGGEEKEVTILFCDIRRFTSLAERLPPAQVVELLNDYFTLMIQLVIDHEGMVDKLMGDSVMALFGAPLSLGNDPLRAVHCAIEMQRAVKNFNQERAAQDLPPLEMGIGINTGPVIAGNIGSATRMEYTVIGDSVNIAARLQGLARPGEILVSEGTYRTIREQLVAEALPPIELKGKRIPVGVYRVESLRPG from the coding sequence GTGGCTGAACGGATTGCCGTTTTTGCCAGCCTGCGCTTCAAGTTCGCGCTGCTGCTGGCCCTCTTCAGCGGGGCCCTGATGCTGGCGGTGATGCTCCTCATGGAGCAGAACATCCGCTCGTCCCTGGTGCGGGAGAATATCGAGAAGGGGCTGGGGATCGCCCGCGGCGTCGCCTTCAACGCCGAGGACCCGCTCCTCACCGGCGATGACCTCTATCTCTTCTCCGCCGTCAAAAATGCGGTGCGCGGCTCCGGCATCGAATACGCCTTGATCGTCGACCGCAAGGGGCGGATTCGTGCCGCCGCCGACATGGCACGGGTCGGCACCGACTTTACCCTCCCCGGCGAGGCCCGGCTGCTGCCAGTGGAGGGGAGCTACGTCGTCCGGCGCGTCGGCAACGGCGCCGGCCTCCTCGATCTCGAAGTACCGATCTACTCGGTCGCGGACCGGCCGGTCCGACTCGGCGATATCCACCTCGGGCTCTCCGAAGCCCTGGTCGCTGCCGAAATCGAGGCGATGCGCCAGCGCCTCGGCGTGCTTGCCGGCGTTGCCCTGGTCCTCGGCAGCCTCGCCGCCTACCTCCTCGCCGGTGTCAGCCTGCGCCCGGTCCACGCCCTGGTGCGCGGGGTCCGGGCCATCGGCGGCGGCAACCTGGAACAGCACCTCGACCTGAAGCGCAACGATGAACTCGGCGTCCTCACCGACGCTTTTAACGAAATGGCGAGCAGCCTGCGCGAAAAGGAATTCATCAAGAACACCTTTGAGCGCTATGTCAGCAAGCCGCTGGCGGAGACCATTCTGCGCCATCGCGACGATCTCAAGCTCGGCGGTGAAGAGAAGGAGGTCACCATCCTCTTCTGTGACATCCGCCGCTTTACCTCGCTGGCCGAACGGCTGCCGCCGGCCCAGGTCGTGGAGCTGCTCAACGACTACTTCACCCTGATGATCCAGCTCGTCATCGACCACGAAGGGATGGTCGACAAGCTGATGGGCGACTCCGTCATGGCGCTTTTCGGCGCCCCTCTCTCCCTCGGCAACGATCCGTTGCGCGCTGTTCACTGCGCCATTGAAATGCAGCGGGCAGTCAAGAACTTCAACCAGGAGCGCGCAGCCCAGGATCTCCCGCCCCTCGAAATGGGGATCGGCATCAACACCGGACCGGTCATCGCCGGCAACATCGGGTCGGCGACGCGCATGGAATATACGGTCATCGGCGACAGCGTCAATATTGCCGCGCGGCTCCAGGGTCTCGCCAGACCGGGAGAGATTCTCGTCTCGGAAGGGACCTACCGGACGATCCGCGAGCAGCTGGTGGCGGAGGCGCTGCCACCCATCGAGCTGAAGGGAAAACGGATTCCGGTCGGCGTCTACCGGGTGGAGAGCCTCCGCCCCGGCTGA
- a CDS encoding tetratricopeptide repeat protein: MSRGSSWQTALAGLAMLVILSLFPNVALALESGGDGLVERYREALRVDPDNLPLHYFLGMALLLAGDNQGAVAEFRLAYPAFTDSVEMHYNLGLAYARLGDLDSAQLYFDQAESLGALDEPEVYPLANAYYNLALAYLEKENLDEARRLLSKVLALAPDRLEIHRLIGDSLARSGQIDAALEEFSRYLDHYPSDTSAREYVYALHFNRGLKALELNDLAAARSAFSNALAAAPDSPVALYYLGTIAYRSGDYAGAIEILGPIYAEAPAELRSSTHSMLYNSALTLLERKSYAAARQAAKALVATPDATAKDYYLAGNIDLALKEFAPAATNYRRVLALEPTHRGATVNLVAAQNGAADAAFAEGRRLYGDQDYRGALDYFEQALAMVSGDPRALAFAAKARAALARQAEEHFAAARSALAAGNPRLALEEATRGLAADPAAAAGNDLKQQALDRLSQEISGGLEEGQRLAAAGDLAAATAAYRRVLELAPGEPRAQAGLDAVAAQSREAALEAIARQGQALDEGRLDDAAAALALAKSFAPNLAEVEVAEKRLESMVNTLVAEELLWGRRAHSAGQLAEAREHFNNALALKDSPEVRQELSSLAAASADKAASLLDSARQATAAHNFKRARILYDRLLALVPDHAEARREQGELENAVDRFVVANLVKAKEALAAGNLEGALASYRKVLDIDPANPQALTGLEAGRKQLAGRLADLVRDGNRALGDGHFSEAAATFRQALAIDPYQAEARGALKRIDQLRLSGVNPGDEQALYLQGIEFYTRGRYREAIDAWQKVLALDPGHEKSRMNIEKAQRKLQRIEEFRGG, encoded by the coding sequence GCCCTGGCCGGCCTCGCCATGCTGGTTATTCTCTCCCTCTTCCCGAATGTGGCGCTGGCTCTTGAGAGTGGCGGGGATGGCCTCGTCGAGCGCTACCGGGAAGCGTTGCGCGTCGATCCGGACAACCTGCCACTCCACTATTTTCTTGGCATGGCGCTCCTCTTGGCCGGCGACAATCAGGGGGCCGTCGCCGAATTCCGCCTGGCTTATCCTGCCTTTACCGACTCCGTCGAAATGCATTACAACCTCGGGCTCGCCTATGCCCGACTCGGCGATCTCGACAGCGCCCAGCTCTATTTCGATCAGGCCGAGAGTCTCGGCGCCCTCGATGAACCGGAAGTCTATCCCCTCGCCAATGCCTATTACAATCTGGCCCTGGCCTACCTCGAAAAGGAGAACCTCGACGAGGCCCGCCGCCTTTTGTCCAAGGTCCTGGCGCTGGCCCCCGATCGCCTCGAAATCCATCGGCTGATCGGCGACTCTCTGGCACGCAGCGGCCAGATCGATGCAGCTCTGGAAGAGTTTTCCCGCTATCTCGACCACTACCCCTCCGACACCAGCGCCCGCGAATATGTCTACGCGCTCCACTTCAACCGTGGCCTGAAAGCCCTCGAACTGAACGACCTCGCTGCCGCCCGCAGCGCTTTCAGCAACGCGCTGGCGGCGGCGCCCGATAGTCCGGTGGCGCTCTATTACCTCGGAACCATCGCCTACCGCAGCGGCGATTACGCCGGGGCGATCGAGATTCTCGGCCCGATCTACGCCGAGGCCCCAGCCGAATTACGCTCCAGTACCCACTCGATGCTCTACAACAGTGCGCTGACCCTCCTCGAAAGAAAGTCCTACGCTGCGGCGAGGCAGGCGGCCAAGGCGCTGGTCGCCACCCCCGATGCCACCGCCAAGGATTATTACCTCGCCGGCAACATCGATCTGGCCCTGAAGGAGTTCGCCCCGGCTGCGACCAACTACCGCCGGGTACTCGCTCTCGAGCCGACCCACCGCGGAGCGACTGTCAACCTGGTCGCTGCGCAGAACGGAGCGGCCGATGCGGCCTTTGCGGAGGGGCGGCGGCTCTATGGTGACCAGGATTACCGTGGCGCCCTCGACTACTTCGAGCAGGCGCTGGCCATGGTCTCCGGCGACCCGCGTGCGCTCGCCTTCGCAGCCAAGGCGCGCGCAGCCCTCGCCCGGCAGGCCGAGGAGCATTTCGCCGCGGCACGTTCCGCTCTGGCGGCCGGCAATCCGCGCCTGGCGCTGGAAGAGGCGACCAGAGGGCTCGCCGCCGATCCGGCGGCCGCAGCCGGCAACGACCTGAAGCAACAGGCCCTCGATCGCCTGTCGCAGGAAATCAGCGGCGGCCTGGAAGAGGGGCAACGGCTGGCCGCGGCCGGAGATCTGGCGGCAGCGACTGCGGCCTATCGCCGGGTCCTGGAACTCGCCCCGGGGGAGCCCCGGGCGCAGGCCGGCCTTGACGCGGTGGCCGCCCAATCCCGGGAAGCTGCCCTTGAAGCGATCGCGCGCCAGGGTCAGGCCCTTGACGAGGGACGTCTCGACGACGCCGCCGCGGCACTCGCTCTGGCGAAATCTTTCGCCCCCAATCTGGCCGAGGTGGAGGTTGCCGAAAAACGCCTCGAAAGCATGGTCAACACCCTGGTTGCCGAAGAACTCCTCTGGGGGCGTCGCGCCCACAGCGCCGGGCAACTGGCCGAGGCCCGGGAACATTTCAACAACGCCCTCGCTCTAAAGGATTCACCGGAAGTTCGGCAGGAGCTGTCCAGCCTCGCGGCCGCCAGCGCCGACAAGGCCGCCAGCCTGCTCGACTCCGCCCGGCAGGCGACGGCGGCGCACAATTTCAAGCGTGCCCGCATCCTCTACGACCGGTTGCTCGCCCTGGTTCCCGACCATGCCGAGGCGCGCCGCGAGCAGGGGGAACTGGAAAACGCCGTCGACCGCTTCGTCGTCGCGAATCTGGTCAAGGCCAAGGAGGCTCTCGCTGCCGGGAATCTGGAGGGAGCGCTCGCCAGTTACCGCAAGGTGCTGGACATCGATCCGGCCAACCCCCAGGCCCTGACCGGTCTGGAAGCCGGTCGCAAGCAGCTGGCCGGCCGCCTCGCCGACCTGGTGCGCGACGGAAACCGCGCCCTCGGCGACGGGCACTTCAGCGAAGCGGCTGCGACCTTCCGCCAGGCTCTCGCCATCGACCCCTACCAGGCGGAGGCCCGTGGCGCCCTGAAGCGAATCGACCAGCTGCGCCTCTCCGGGGTCAATCCCGGCGACGAGCAGGCCCTTTACCTGCAGGGAATCGAGTTCTACACCCGCGGCAGATACCGGGAGGCGATCGATGCCTGGCAGAAGGTTCTCGCCCTCGATCCGGGACATGAGAAGTCGCGGATGAACATTGAAAAGGCGCAGCGCAAGCTGCAGCGCATCGAGGAGTTCCGGGGTGGCTGA